A genomic stretch from Helianthus annuus cultivar XRQ/B chromosome 1, HanXRQr2.0-SUNRISE, whole genome shotgun sequence includes:
- the LOC110877909 gene encoding uncharacterized protein LOC110877909, with amino-acid sequence MDESGVESKLIDNGNQEKGGEKVEDEDDESKKLLLPNKGGLSKKKKSGNKHRKVQWNDRNGYKLAEVLEYQPSDVSDSEDEDEDSCICNIM; translated from the exons ATGGATGAATCTGGGGTGGAATCAAAGCTTATAGATAATGGGAATCAAGAAAAGGGAGGGGAGAAAgtggaagatgaagatgatgagtcaAAGAAACTGCTGTTGCCTAACAAAGGCGGGTTATCGAAGAAGAAGAAATCGGGGAATAAGCACCGAAAAGTGCAGTGGAATGATAGGAATGGATATAAACTTGCTGAAGTTTTGGAATATCAACCAAG TGATGTAAGCGATTCTGAAGACGAAGATGAGGATTCTTGCATATGTAACATAATGTAG